A stretch of Apostichopus japonicus isolate 1M-3 chromosome 9, ASM3797524v1, whole genome shotgun sequence DNA encodes these proteins:
- the LOC139974151 gene encoding uncharacterized protein, producing MHMKRRIAKQLITKYPYLRERIGSGYDTWTAALNNKLKSLRMKDSSLSLKNVPLKRKESILQKDVFKRPCKGELNFLPVIPSTEDDTSLKRHKETMKKEMSKKRAKNLILIEKLMDKTYPQRRAYLTNKPLVKDLLQEYPALLLTEEISNEMTRLVNIDCTKKVSKFPRLAKSITLLGRCYLKSVKSGPKHDKIKEILHRCDRNIRSSEVDRREEQNKAGLQLLPLLLRENEEDFVSYTNTSNEFQKIAESVSTPTVIISESTCAIAAESQVLKEGDSVDSLIHLISMFYCVNIEYPRSCNCTLTYVQKEIFEITDNKKVPAKLITFVTKVASQ from the exons ATGCACATGAAAAGGAGAATAGCTAAACAGCTAATAACAAAATATCCTTACTTAAGGGAGCGCATTGGCTCAGGTTATGATACTTGGACTGCGGCCCTTAACAATAAATTGAAATCACTGAGGATGAAAGATTCAAGTCTCTCATTAAAAAATGTGCCTcttaaaagaaaagagagcattCTACAAAAGGATGTTTTCAAGAGGCCCTGCAAAGGGGAATTAAATTTCCTGCCAGTGATACCATCCACTGAAGATGATACCTCTCTGAAAAGACATAAAGAAACCATGAAAAAGGAGATGTCTAAGAAACGGGCCAAAAACTTGATTTTGATCGAGAAACTTATGGATAAAACATATCCACAACGAAGGGCATATTTAACCAATAAACCACTTGTTAAAGACTTACTTCAAGAGTATCCTGCTCTTCTGCTAACAGAAGAAATTAGCAATGAGATGACTCGTTTGGTGAACATTGATTGTACCAAGAAAGTATCAAAGTTTCCTAGATTGGCCAAAAGTATCACCTTACTGGGAAGATGTTACCTCAAGAGTGTCAAGAGTGGTCCTAAACATGACAAGATCAAAGAAATTCTACACAGGTGTGACAG GAATATTAGAAGCTCTGAGGTAGACAGAAGAGAGGAACAGAATAAAGCAGGATTACAGTTGCTACCATTGCTGCTACGGGAAAATGAAGAAGACTTCGTTTCCTACACAAAT acTTCAAACGAATTTCAAAAGATTGCAGAGTCAGTGTCAACCCCAACAGTTATAATCAGTGAAAGTACATGTGCCATTGCTGCTGAGTCCCAAGTGCTCAAGGAAGGTGATTCTGTGGACAGTCTCATTCATCTCATCAGTATGTTTTATTGTGTCAATATTGAATACCCGAGATCATGTAACTGTACATTGACATATGTACAAAAGGAGATTTTTGAAATCACTGACAATAAAAAGGTACCAGCTAAGTTGATAACCTTTGTAACAAAAGTCGCTAGCCAATAG
- the LOC139973623 gene encoding uncharacterized protein isoform X1 encodes MAGKVVKDLSEDFLSCCICMNQFKTPKMLPCIHSFCEECIEKYAAKQDGNEIPCPTCRKVCTLPEAGVKGLQTNFHLINLAEKVNLLEKLTSKEKRASVCDSCKNPEVVAFCVDCNFVICSKCKSHHALFPILQSHSVIPLKQINDPKFQQEWKTARSPFCALHTSEKLQFYCKTCSKLICRDCTIVLHSKPQHEYTEATSQFNDSKQELNSLLENSVPQLEKAVGYKRDGNVGVVALNKSKEEIDIEITNHCNEMIKEIRKVYEKQKQDLLEEITARIEPVESQVQSADDWIKRMQTTQEITRKIIRENNPWELMSLSSDLTNAFETLRVDSLAFQWSKSQLQHEILFSPGEVPDIHIGFQYRPCEVAVCDEANVIYLCTFEERNKYLYITKVTINPRKVEQNTPYKWNNEVSDGARLAVAIMGQQRQRMFIGLGTYFVEFNCASLHPVHNYGSRTKHVITDIACNSSSTLSIITKEPLKGDENMYCNAHINVFSSQSSGQLQASQTLDFSADSLVDSIFACYRDLFYTLDGELRAYHYYLVQQTRKNPGDTLYDVDPPKGLLNITQTDILHCRRIGTYPNKYNGQYHSDDANVFIVWKGSMIKAGKNAEETAWILKEYNTKDRKVLGDLKYVTGNAPRAPSALHCTQTGNLGMEIHLCDDHGNITTYRREPYQQEVGVVPYEVV; translated from the coding sequence ATGGCTGGTAAAGTGGTCAAAGACTTGAGCGAGGACTTCCTCAGCTGTTGCATATGCATGAACCAATTCAAAACACCAAAAATGCTACCATGCATCCACAGCTTCTGTGAAGAATGTATTGAGAAGTATGCTGCAAAACAAGACGGCAACGAAATACCATGTCCAACCTGCAGGAAAGTTTGTACTTTACCAGAGGCCGGAGTGAAAGGTTTGCAGACTAACTTTCATCTTATCAATCTGGCTGAAAAAGTAAATTTGTTGGAAAAGTTGACCAGTAAGGAGAAAAGAGCATCAGTATGTGACTCGTGTAAGAATCCGGAAGTTGTAGCATTTTGCGTTGATTGTAATTTCGTCATTTGTTCAAAGTGTAAAAGTCATCATGCTTTGTTTCCAATTTTGCAATCCCATTCAGTAATacctttaaaacaaataaatgatccAAAGTTTCAACAAGAGTGGAAAACTGCTAGGTCTCCATTCTGTGCACTACATACTTCTGAGAAGTTACAGTTTTACTGTAAAACTTGTTCCAAACTGATCTGTAGAGATTGTACAATCGTTTTACATTCCAAGCCACAACATGAGTATACAGAAGCCACAAGTCAATTTAATGACAGTAAACAAGAACTTAATAGTTTATTAGAAAACAGTGTTCCTCAACTTGAGAAAGCAGTCGGCTATAAGAGAGACGGGAACGTGGGAGTGGTAGCACTTAATAAGTCTAAGGAAGAGATAGATATAGAAATTACAAACCATTGTAATGAAATGATCAAAGAAATCCGAAAGGtctatgaaaaacaaaaacaagactTGCTAGAAGAGATTACTGCAAGAATTGAACCTGTCGAGTCCCAAGTCCAATCAGCTGATGATTGGATTAAAAGAATGCAAACCACACAAGAAATAACACGTAAAATCATAAGAGAAAATAACCCATGGGAGCTGATGTCTTTGTCATCAGATCTTACAAATGCTTTTGAAACTCTAAGAGTTGATAGTTTAGCATTTCAATGGAGCAAATCTCAATTACAGCATGAAATTCTCTTCTCTCCTGGTGAAGTACCCGATATACACATTGGGTTCCAATATCGTCCGTGTGAAGTGGCAGTCTGTGACGAAGCTAATGTCATTTACTTGTGTACTTTTGAGGAACGCAATAAATATTTGTACATCACTAAGGTTACGATTAATCCTAGGAAAGTCGAACAAAACACACCTTATAAATGGAATAATGAGGTATCTGACGGTGCTAGGTTAGCCGTAGCCATTATGGGACAACAGCGGCAACGTATGTTTATCGGACTTGGAACATATTTCGTTGAGTTTAATTGTGCCTCATTACACCCTGTACATAATTATGGTTCACGCACAAAACACGTTATAACTGATATTGCATGCAACTCATCTAGTACATTGTCTATAATCACAAAAGAACCTTTGAAGGGCGACGAGAACATGTATTGTAATGCACATATCAATGTGTTCAGTTCACAATCGTCCGGGCAACTACAGGCATCACAAACCTTAGACTTCTCTGCTGACTCGTTAGTAGATTCCATATTTGCTTGTTATCGAGACCTTTTTTACACACTGGATGGCGAATTAAGAGCATACCACTATTATTTAGTTCAGCAAACGCGCAAGAATCCAGGAGATACCCTATATGATGTAGATCCACCGAAAGGATTGTTGAATATTACCCAAACTGACATTTTACATTGCAGACGGATAGGTACCTATCCAAATAAATACAATGGACAGTATCATAGCGATGATGCGAACGTATTTATAGTGTGGAAGGGGAGTATGATCAAAGCTGGTAAAAATGCTGAAGAAACAGCGTGGATCCTTAAAGAATACAACACAAAAGACAGGAAGGTGCTCGGTGATTTAAAATATGTCACTGGTAATGCTCCCAGGGCCCCCTCTGCTCTCCACTGCACGCAGACAGGTAATCTTGGCATGGAAATACACCTTTGCGATGACCATGGCAATATAACCACATACAGGAGAGAGCCTTACCAACAAGAAGTAGGTGTTGTCCCCTATGAAGTGGTTTAA
- the LOC139973623 gene encoding uncharacterized protein isoform X2: MACKVVNDLSEDFLSCSICMNQFKSPKMLPCIHSFCKECIEKYAAKQDGNEVPCPTCRKVCTLPEAGVNGLQNNVHLINLAEKVNLLEKLTSKEKRASVCDSCKNPEVEAFCFDCNFVICSKCKGHHALFPLLQSHSVIPLKQINDPKFQQEWKTARSPVCTLHPSEKLQFYCKTCSKLICRDCTIVSHSKPQHEYTEATSQFNDSKQELNSLLENSVPQLEKAVGYKNDGNVGVVALNKSKEEIEIESTNHCKEMIREIRKIYEKQKQDLLEEITARIEPVESQVQSADDWIKRMQTTQEITRKIIKENNPWELMSLSSDLTNAFESLRVDSLAFQWSKSQSQREILFSPGEVPNKHIGIQYLQCKVAVSDQNSVIYLCTFEERNKYLYIAKVTINTGKVEQLRPYKWNDEVLNGARLTGTMVQNSLFIGLGAYVVEFKCASLCEGYRYGSLTKHIITDMAFYSYSNELLILTKEPLEGDKNMYCNANINVFSLPSGPRNSCPLVGKTVKFSADSIVDSTCFCAQDFFYTMDGELRAYHFHSVRQMHYNSEDTRYDVDPPKGLLNITQTDILHCMQIGTYPNVNYARHSSDNANVFILWKGSMIETGKNTEETAWILKEYNTKDRIVLGDLKYVNGNAPKAPLALHCEQTGNGCMKIHLCDDLGNITTYSRGPYYQQVAHYSMI; encoded by the coding sequence ATGGCCTGTAAAGTGGTCAACGACTTGAGCGAGGACTTCCTCAGTTGTAGCATATGCATGAACCAATTCAAATCACCAAAAATGCTACCATGCATCCACAGCTTCTGTAAAGAATGCATTGAGAAGTATGCTGCAAAACAAGACGGCAACGAAGTACCATGTCCAACCTGCAGGAAAGTTTGTACTTTACCGGAGGCCGGAGTAAACGGTTTGCAGAATAACGTTCATCTTATCAATCTGGCTGAAAAAGTAAATTTGTTGGAAAAGTTGACCAGTAAGGAGAAAAGGGCATCAGTATGTGACTCATGTAAGAATCCGGAAGTTGAAGCATTTTGCTTTGATTGTAATTTCGTCATTTGTTCAAAGTGTAAAGGTCACCATGCTTTGTTTCCACTTTTGCAATCCCATTCAGTAATacctttaaaacaaataaatgatccAAAGTTTCAACAAGAGTGGAAAACTGCTAGGTCTCCAGTCTGTACACTACATCCTTCTGAAAAGTTACAGTTTTACTGTAAAACTTGTTCCAAACTGATCTGTAGAGATTGTACAATCGTTTCACATTCCAAGCCACAACATGAGTATACAGAAGCCACAAGTCAATTTAATGACAGTAAACAAGAACTCAATAGTTTATTAGAAAACAGTGTTCCTCAACTGGAGAAAGCAGTCGGCTACAAAAATGACGGGAATGTGGGTGTGGTAGCACTTAATAAGTCTAAGGAAGAGATAGAAATAGAAAGTACAAACCATTGCAAAGAAATGATCAGAGAAATCCGAAAGatctatgaaaaacaaaaacaagactTGCTAGAAGAGATTACTGCAAGAATTGAACCTGTCGAGTCCCAAGTCCAGTCAGCTGATGATTGGATTAAGAGAATGCAAACCACACAAGAAATAACACGTAAaatcataaaagaaaataacCCATGGGAGCTGATGTCTTTGTCCTCAGATCTTACAAATGCTTTTGAATCTCTAAGAGTTGATAGTTTAGCATTTCAATGGAGCAAATCTCAATCACAGCGTGAAATTCTCTTCTCTCCTGGTGAAGTACCAAACAAACACATTGGGATCCAGTATCTTCAGTGTAAAGTGGCAGTCTCTGACCAAAATAGTGTAATTTACTTGTGTACTTTTGAGGAGCGCAATAAATATTTGTACATCGCTAAGGTTACGATTAATACTGGGAAAGTCGAACAACTCAGACCTTATAAATGGAATGATGAGGTATTGAACGGTGCAAGGTTAACCGGAACCATGGTACAGAACAGTTTGTTTATCGGACTTGGAGCATATGTCGTTGAGTTTAAATGTGCCTCATTATGCGAAGGATATAGGTATGGTTCACTCACAAAACACATTATAACTGATATGGCATTCTACTCATATAGCAATGAATTGTTAATACTCACAAAAGAACCTTTGGAGGGCGACAAGAACATGTATTGTAATGCAAATATCAATGTGTTTAGTTTACCAAGTGGGCCTAGGAACTCATGCCCACTGGTTGGAAAAACCGTAAAGTTCTCTGCTGACTCGATAGTAGATTCCACATGTTTTTGTGCTCAAGATTTCTTTTACACAATGGATGGCGAATTAAGAGCATACCACTTTCATTCAGTCCGGCAAATGCATTATAATTCAGAAGATACCCGGTATGATGTAGATCCACCGAAAGGGTTGTTGAATATTACCCAAACTGACATTTTACATTGTATGCAGATTGGTACCTATCCGAATGTAAACTATGCAAGGCATTCTAGCGATAATGCGAACGTTTTTATATTGTGGAAGGGGAGCATGATCGAAACTGGTAAAAACACTGAAGAAACAGCGTGGATCCTAAAAGAATACAACACAAAAGACAGGATAGTGCTTGGTGACTTAAAATATGTCAACGGTAATGCTCCAAAGGCCCCCTTAGCTCTCCACTGCGAGCAGACAGGTAATGGTTGCATGAAAATACATCTTTGCGATGACCTTGGAAATATAACCACCTACAGCAGAGGGCCTTACTATCAACAAGTAGCACACTATAGCATGATTTAA